A window of the Helianthus annuus cultivar XRQ/B chromosome 4, HanXRQr2.0-SUNRISE, whole genome shotgun sequence genome harbors these coding sequences:
- the LOC110887409 gene encoding glutaredoxin-C11 translates to MDRVKDLASKSAAVIFTKSTCCMCHSIKALFYDLGASPAVYEVDHDPDMERALRRLGCNPAFPAVFVGGKYVGSAKDVISLHVDGTLKQKLIEARAIWL, encoded by the coding sequence ATGGATAGAGTGAAGGATTTGGCTTCCAAGAGTGCTGCGGTTATCTTTACCAAAAGCACATGTTGTATGTGCCATAGTATTAAGGCTCTATTCTATGATCTTGGTGCAAGTCCTGCAGTTTATGAAGTTGACCATGATCCCGATATGGAGCGGGCCCTACGTCGGTTAGGCTGTAATCCTGCGTTTCCAGCAGTGTTTGTAGGTGGTAAATATGTGGGGTCTGCTAAAGATGTAATTTCCCTTCATGTTGATggcactttgaaacaaaagctgaTTGAAGCAAGGGCTATCTGGTTGTAG
- the LOC110887410 gene encoding glutaredoxin-C11, with protein sequence MDRVKDLASKSAAVIFTKSTCCMCHSIKALFYDLGASPAVYEVDHDVDMEWALRRLGSNPAFPAVFIGGKYIGSAKDVISLHVDGSLKQKLIEAKAIWF encoded by the coding sequence ATGGATAGGGTGAAGGATTTAGCATCGAAGAGTGCTGCGGTTATCTTTACCAAAAGCACATGTTGTATGTGCCATAGTATCAAGGCTCTGTTCTATGATCTTGGTGCAAGTCCTGCAGTTTATGAAGTTGACCATGATGTCGATATGGAGTGGGCCCTACGTCGGTTGGGTTCTAATCCTGCGTTTCCAGCAGTGTTTATAGGGGGCAAGTATATTGGTTCTGCTAAAGATGTAATTTCCCTTCATGTTGATGGCAGTTTGAAGCAAAAGCTGATTGAAGCAAAGGCTATCTGGTTCTAG
- the LOC110891262 gene encoding tubby-like F-box protein 3 isoform X3, whose protein sequence is MKEEFGNISSRWIVDDDTSVETDDDLKLRCWASMPQELLTDILMRIEASESNWPARKSVVSCAAVCRNWRMIVKEIVKCPQVSGSLTFPSSLKQPGSVGSLTQCFIKRNRNAQTYNLYLNLTEASNDDGKFLFAAKRFRRTICTDYIISLNADDISKGSSGYVGKLRSNFLGTKFRVYDAQPTNAAALATKCHSSRMGSVKRVSPKIPAGNYPISNISYEVNNPGTRYRGPRQMRCVMNSIPANAVEPRVGPTQTDFHLSDADSFSSLSLSRSKSAHVSDSHLGSLVLKNKNPRWHQQLQCWCLNFNGRVTVASVKNFQLVASLENENGTKEHEKIVLQFGKIGKDVFTMDYQYPISAFEAFAICLSSFDTKITCE, encoded by the exons ATGAAGGAAGAATTTGGGAATATTTCATCACGGTGGATCGTGGATGATGATACTTCTGTAGAAACTGATGATGATTTGAAGTTGAGGTGTTGGGCTAGCATGCCTCAGGAGTTGTTAACAGATATATTAATGCGGATCGAGGCTTCCGAATCCAATTGGCCTGCTAGAAAGAGTGTCGTTTCTTGTGCTGCGGTTTGTCGAAACTGGAGGATGATTGTCAAGGAGATTGTTAAATGTCCGCAAGTTTCGGGCAGCTTGACATTCCCGAGTTCGTTAAAGCAg CCTGGTTCAGTGGGATCACTAACACAATGTTTTATAAAGAGGAACCGCAACGCTCAAACGTATAACCTCTACCTCAATTTGACCGAAG CTTCGAATGATGACGGGAAATTCCTTTTTGCTGCAAAGAGGTTTCGGCGCACTATCTGCACAGATTATATAATTTCCCTAAATGCTGATGATATATCAAAAGGCAGCAGTGGTTACGTAGGAAAGTTGAG ATCAAATTTTCTTGGGACCAAGTTTAGAGTTTATGATGCACAGCCTACTAACGCTGCAGCTTTAGCAACGAAATGTCATTCCTCGAGGATGGGGAGCGTCAAACGTGTATCACCTAAAATCCCTGCTGGAAATTATCCAATTTCCAACATTTCATATGAAGTAAATAACCCGGGAACCAG GTACAGGGGTCCACGACAGATGCGATGTGTCATGAATTCAATCCCTGCAAACGCTGTTGAACCACGTGTGGGTCCTACACAAACCGATTTCCACCTCAGCGATGCGGATTCCTTTTCATCTCTCTCTCTTTCCAGATCAAAGTCAGCACATGTGAGTGATTCCCATTTGGGATCACTAGTGTTGAAGAACAAGAATCCTAGGTGGCATCAGCAACTGCAATGCTGGTGCCTTAACTTTAATGGGCGTGTGACTGTCGCTTCCGTGAAGAATTTTCAGCTCGTTGCTTCCTTAGAGAATGAAAATGGAACTAAAGAACATGAAAAGATCGTTCTCCAGTTTGGAAAAATTGGAAAAGATGTATTCACCATGGATTATCAGTACCCCATATCAGCTTTTGAAGCGTTTGCTATCTGCCTTAGCAGTTTTGACACCAAGATTACTTGTGAATGA
- the LOC110891262 gene encoding tubby-like F-box protein 3 isoform X1, whose product MSFKTMLQEMKEEFGNISSRWIVDDDTSVETDDDLKLRCWASMPQELLTDILMRIEASESNWPARKSVVSCAAVCRNWRMIVKEIVKCPQVSGSLTFPSSLKQPGSVGSLTQCFIKRNRNAQTYNLYLNLTEASNDDGKFLFAAKRFRRTICTDYIISLNADDISKGSSGYVGKLRSNFLGTKFRVYDAQPTNAAALATKCHSSRMGSVKRVSPKIPAGNYPISNISYEVNNPGTRYRGPRQMRCVMNSIPANAVEPRVGPTQTDFHLSDADSFSSLSLSRSKSAHVSDSHLGSLVLKNKNPRWHQQLQCWCLNFNGRVTVASVKNFQLVASLENENGTKEHEKIVLQFGKIGKDVFTMDYQYPISAFEAFAICLSSFDTKITCE is encoded by the exons ATGTCTTTCAAAACTATGCTTCAGGAAATGAAGGAAGAATTTGGGAATATTTCATCACGGTGGATCGTGGATGATGATACTTCTGTAGAAACTGATGATGATTTGAAGTTGAGGTGTTGGGCTAGCATGCCTCAGGAGTTGTTAACAGATATATTAATGCGGATCGAGGCTTCCGAATCCAATTGGCCTGCTAGAAAGAGTGTCGTTTCTTGTGCTGCGGTTTGTCGAAACTGGAGGATGATTGTCAAGGAGATTGTTAAATGTCCGCAAGTTTCGGGCAGCTTGACATTCCCGAGTTCGTTAAAGCAg CCTGGTTCAGTGGGATCACTAACACAATGTTTTATAAAGAGGAACCGCAACGCTCAAACGTATAACCTCTACCTCAATTTGACCGAAG CTTCGAATGATGACGGGAAATTCCTTTTTGCTGCAAAGAGGTTTCGGCGCACTATCTGCACAGATTATATAATTTCCCTAAATGCTGATGATATATCAAAAGGCAGCAGTGGTTACGTAGGAAAGTTGAG ATCAAATTTTCTTGGGACCAAGTTTAGAGTTTATGATGCACAGCCTACTAACGCTGCAGCTTTAGCAACGAAATGTCATTCCTCGAGGATGGGGAGCGTCAAACGTGTATCACCTAAAATCCCTGCTGGAAATTATCCAATTTCCAACATTTCATATGAAGTAAATAACCCGGGAACCAG GTACAGGGGTCCACGACAGATGCGATGTGTCATGAATTCAATCCCTGCAAACGCTGTTGAACCACGTGTGGGTCCTACACAAACCGATTTCCACCTCAGCGATGCGGATTCCTTTTCATCTCTCTCTCTTTCCAGATCAAAGTCAGCACATGTGAGTGATTCCCATTTGGGATCACTAGTGTTGAAGAACAAGAATCCTAGGTGGCATCAGCAACTGCAATGCTGGTGCCTTAACTTTAATGGGCGTGTGACTGTCGCTTCCGTGAAGAATTTTCAGCTCGTTGCTTCCTTAGAGAATGAAAATGGAACTAAAGAACATGAAAAGATCGTTCTCCAGTTTGGAAAAATTGGAAAAGATGTATTCACCATGGATTATCAGTACCCCATATCAGCTTTTGAAGCGTTTGCTATCTGCCTTAGCAGTTTTGACACCAAGATTACTTGTGAATGA
- the LOC110891262 gene encoding tubby-like F-box protein 3 isoform X2, which translates to MSFKTMLQEMKEEFGNISSRWIVDDDTSVETDDDLKLRCWASMPQELLTDILMRIEASESNWPARKSVVSCAAVCRNWRMIVKEIVKCPQVSGSLTFPSSLKQPGSVGSLTQCFIKRNRNAQTYNLYLNLTEASNDDGKFLFAAKRFRRTICTDYIISLNADDISKGSSGYVGKLRSNFLGTKFRVYDAQPTNAAALATKCHSSRMGSVKRVSPKIPAGNYPISNISYEVNNPGTRGPRQMRCVMNSIPANAVEPRVGPTQTDFHLSDADSFSSLSLSRSKSAHVSDSHLGSLVLKNKNPRWHQQLQCWCLNFNGRVTVASVKNFQLVASLENENGTKEHEKIVLQFGKIGKDVFTMDYQYPISAFEAFAICLSSFDTKITCE; encoded by the exons ATGTCTTTCAAAACTATGCTTCAGGAAATGAAGGAAGAATTTGGGAATATTTCATCACGGTGGATCGTGGATGATGATACTTCTGTAGAAACTGATGATGATTTGAAGTTGAGGTGTTGGGCTAGCATGCCTCAGGAGTTGTTAACAGATATATTAATGCGGATCGAGGCTTCCGAATCCAATTGGCCTGCTAGAAAGAGTGTCGTTTCTTGTGCTGCGGTTTGTCGAAACTGGAGGATGATTGTCAAGGAGATTGTTAAATGTCCGCAAGTTTCGGGCAGCTTGACATTCCCGAGTTCGTTAAAGCAg CCTGGTTCAGTGGGATCACTAACACAATGTTTTATAAAGAGGAACCGCAACGCTCAAACGTATAACCTCTACCTCAATTTGACCGAAG CTTCGAATGATGACGGGAAATTCCTTTTTGCTGCAAAGAGGTTTCGGCGCACTATCTGCACAGATTATATAATTTCCCTAAATGCTGATGATATATCAAAAGGCAGCAGTGGTTACGTAGGAAAGTTGAG ATCAAATTTTCTTGGGACCAAGTTTAGAGTTTATGATGCACAGCCTACTAACGCTGCAGCTTTAGCAACGAAATGTCATTCCTCGAGGATGGGGAGCGTCAAACGTGTATCACCTAAAATCCCTGCTGGAAATTATCCAATTTCCAACATTTCATATGAAGTAAATAACCCGGGAACCAG GGGTCCACGACAGATGCGATGTGTCATGAATTCAATCCCTGCAAACGCTGTTGAACCACGTGTGGGTCCTACACAAACCGATTTCCACCTCAGCGATGCGGATTCCTTTTCATCTCTCTCTCTTTCCAGATCAAAGTCAGCACATGTGAGTGATTCCCATTTGGGATCACTAGTGTTGAAGAACAAGAATCCTAGGTGGCATCAGCAACTGCAATGCTGGTGCCTTAACTTTAATGGGCGTGTGACTGTCGCTTCCGTGAAGAATTTTCAGCTCGTTGCTTCCTTAGAGAATGAAAATGGAACTAAAGAACATGAAAAGATCGTTCTCCAGTTTGGAAAAATTGGAAAAGATGTATTCACCATGGATTATCAGTACCCCATATCAGCTTTTGAAGCGTTTGCTATCTGCCTTAGCAGTTTTGACACCAAGATTACTTGTGAATGA